One bacterium genomic window, GCCTTTTTAATAGTTGAAACAACCTTGTCAGCTGTGCTTTCATCGTATGTATGAGTAGTCAGATTTCTATCTTCTAACGCCTCAATCCAGATCTGCCCATCCTCAATTAGACCTGATTGAAAAGCCTGTTTTATGGCTTCTCTGGGTGTCTGAACATTCCAACCTTGCTCCGATAGATAATCTTTCATCAATTTCCAGGCAAGCTCAAAGGACATTTCATAA contains:
- a CDS encoding nucleotidyltransferase substrate binding protein; protein product: MTIEKKDVRWKQRFQNFEKAYLLIERTVAIKNPSEAEKGGLIQFYEMSFELAWKLMKDYLSEQGWNVQTPREAIKQAFQSGLIEDGQIWIEALEDRNLTTHTYDESTADKVVSTIKKAYFPMLQQLYNHLKPEVEL